Genomic window (Streptomyces sp. NBC_01431):
GACCAGGGCCACCAAATCGTCGCCCTTCATCGACAGGCGGATCTGGGCCTTGTCGACCGGCGGGCCGGGCCTCGTGTCGCGGACCTCGATGCGGCCGTCCTGGAGGCGGCCCGCGAACGTGACGTCGAGGTCCGTGATGTGGCAGGTCAGCGAGCGGTCCAGCGCGGCGGCGGCATGAACCTCGCCATTCGCCCGCGCCATGCTGTCCGAAAGTCTGTCGAGTGCGCCGCGGCACTCCTGAGTGGTCGCCATCGTGATCGACCGTACCGCAGGGCTTCGCGGTAGCGTCTTGGCATGAGCGACCCGATGCCGCGCCCCGAGCTGGAATCCGAGCCGGAATCCAGGGTGGAATCCGAGAGGGATCCCAGGATGGAATCCGAGAGGGATCGCGCTGCCGAGGCGGTCGGCCCCTCGCCCTTGGACGTATCCCGTGCTCCCACCGGCGACGCCGGGGTCGACGCGCT
Coding sequences:
- a CDS encoding SCP2 sterol-binding domain-containing protein, producing MATTQECRGALDRLSDSMARANGEVHAAAALDRSLTCHITDLDVTFAGRLQDGRIEVRDTRPGPPVDKAQIRLSMKGDDLVALVNGELNFAKAWASGRVRLEAGFRDLLRLRALL